The following proteins are encoded in a genomic region of Nicotiana sylvestris chromosome 4, ASM39365v2, whole genome shotgun sequence:
- the LOC104218695 gene encoding uncharacterized protein: MSSSSKSPQTHEPNPQSNTVPQTKTLKTENNLETQEQIPEKNTLLEEKVEKEDEDEEEGECGFCLYMKAGGCKDSFTEWEKCVEEGENNKEDIAEKCFEVTSALQKCMEAHSDYYAPILQVEKDIEAKVIKEREKELTDNKESVSMETGSGEGSNSFDQKEGL, from the coding sequence ATGTCTTCTTCTTCAAAATCCCCACAAACCCACGAACCAAATCCCCAATCCAACACCGTCCCTCAAACAAAAACACTCAAAACCGAGAACAATCTAGAAACCCAAGAACAAATTCCAGAAAAGAACACCCTTTTGgaggaaaaagtagaaaaagaagatgaggatgaagaagaaggagaatgtgGGTTCTGTTTGTATATGAAAGCGGGTGGGTGCAAAGACTCTTTTACCGAATGGGAAAAATGCGTTGAAGAAGGTGAAAATAACAAAGAAGACATTGCTGAAAAGTGTTTTGAAGTCACTTCTGCTTTGCAGAAATGTATGGAGGCGCATTCGGATTATTACGCCCCAATTTTACAGGTGGAGAAAGATATAGAGGCAAAGGTTATTAAGGAACGCGAGAAAGAGCTAACTGATAACAAGGAATCAGTTTCAATGGAGACTGGATCCggagagggttcaaatagttttGACCAAAAGGAAGGCTTGTAA